A genomic window from Anthonomus grandis grandis chromosome 4, icAntGran1.3, whole genome shotgun sequence includes:
- the LOC126735674 gene encoding uncharacterized protein LOC126735674, whose amino-acid sequence MEDLRKLKIKRGNIKGYLTRTKSFLDSIDLDYLTELNLIQIKTRLDNVEPLLCHFNDVQSDIECQMTLESQGDEDSSKIFEEESLNRTSVVINNSAVSTHDAQNVVSSKASIKLPDLKLPVFNGSYEKWLEFRDAFQAIVHKNVHLSDVEKFFYLKSFLEGKPLQAIANLQVTNDNYSNAWSILSDRYENKRLIVYNYVKNLFDCPKVIKESHSELRKVYDLFNKNLRSLKSLGQEVDQWDTLIVFMLINKFDSVTRREWESFSIKGELPGLEDVNKFLKAKCELLEKLEALKQDGKLPIKCERVKCHAATTIQSKFSCYYCKKNHSIYKCFAFKNLNVNSRITAVNKMKLCSNCFSPDHTQNNCPKSNICRQCGEKHNSLLHLNIQSPVAPVHSRPFVSDNSPPPVTNGIENSTHENAVALSATIGEVNHVDSNVKATLSLLATAKIRVFDSRGNILIIRALLDPGSQSNFISESLVSKLGLKRQNVDYEIRGLAQALSATSSSRVNVTIMLNICDEFKEIIPCLVISKITQDLPYMSFNISQWKIPGNISLADDTFNVRGNINMLLGNDIFYRILLMNQICSPGMPVLQNSRLGWIVAGNFNSKCIPVSENRVLACHSCEQSIDQSLTKFWELEECESNSKVLSKSEQDCEEHFVSSFARNFEGRFVVKYPFKENLHQLGFSKQMAYKRLIYLEKRFLKDEVLKEDYIAFLNEYRDLGHMTKVKNFSIDSSDSNKYCYLPHHAVVKEGNLTTKVRVVFDASAQTDTGLSLNGVQHVGPTIENDLLAILLNFRIYPFVINADITKMYRQVLIDPSQRGYQRILWKNIGDLSAEIECFELNTVTYGCASSPFLPVRCLYQLGLEYKDKYPKASQAIMNCFYLDDLLAGEFSQAALLQLQHEISFILNTAGFKLRKWLSNKSELVSQFEIDKSEFSSILQLGEGQQNKTLGLFWDAAQDSIHYSIINGDVPKRITKRLILSITSQIFDPLGLLGPIIVVAKLILQTLWQNRLSWDESVPQGLAERWLEFYKDLQFLSQVNVPRYVLGDNWKILQVHGFADASEKAYGGCVYLVSFSSTGEYISSHLILAKSLVAPLKKITLPRLELCAAVVTVKLVEKVRNSKCVSIDQCVYWTDSSITLCWIQACPSRWKTFVANRVTEVQNLSIPENWHHIRSEMNPADCLSRGTSAAYLLSLELWWKGPIDIFSSPPPDMQNLTETKFDIPEQRVLSHYGGVEETFEFDFLRYSSLLKLQRIISYCFQFYHRLKSKVKINGPISSDELNCALICLLRICQLQSFSKEYAALKRKGLVSNSSRILCLNPFLDNEGLIRVGGLIQRANISTEQKHPIILHPKHMLTSLILRQEHVKLLHCGPQQLLYSIRQRFWPISGRRICRSIVRSCVVCFRAKPVSQNYLMGSLPES is encoded by the exons ATGGAGGATCTAcgtaaattaaagataaaaagggGAAATATCAAGGGATATTTAACCAGGACCAAGTCCTTTTTAGACTCTATTGATTTAGATTATTTGACCgaattaaatttgatacaaattaaaacaaGATTAGATAACGTTGAACCTCTTTTGTGTCACTTTAACGATGTTCAATCTGACATCGAATGTCAAATGACCTTGGAATCGCAAGGTGATGAGGattctagtaaaatttttgaGGAAGAGTCTTTGAACAGA ACTTCGGTAGTCATTAATAATAGCGCAGTTAGTACTCATGACGCGCAAAATGTGGTCTCATCTAAAGCCTCAATAAAATTACCTGATCTGAAGTTGCCGGTTTTTAATGGGTCGTATGAAAAATGGCTCGAATTTAGAGATGCGTTTCAAGCCATTGTTCATAAAAATGTGCATCTATCGGACGTTGAaaagttcttttatttaaaatcctttcTTGAAGGTAAACCTTTACAAGCCATTGCTAATTTGCAAGTTACGAATGACAACTATTCaaatgcttggtcaatattgtCAGATAGGTACGAAAATAAGCGATTAATTGTATACAACTATGTTAAAAACTTATTTGATTGTCCTAAAGTCATAAAAGAGTCCCATTCAGAGCTGCGCAAAGTATACgatctatttaataaaaatttaagatcaTTAAAAAGTCTTGGGCAAGAAGTTGATCAGTGGGACACATTAATCGTGTTTATgctgataaataaatttgattctgTGACCCGTCGCGAATGGGAAAGTTTTTCCATAAAAGGTGAGTTGCCAGGATTGGAAGatgttaataagtttttaaaagcaAAGTGCGAACTACTTGAGAAGTTGGAGGCTTTAAAACAGGATGGTAAGTTGCCTATTAAATGTGAAAGGGTTAAATGTCACGCTGCAACAACAATACAATCGAAGTTTTCATGTTATTATTGCAAGAAAAATCATTCGATTTACAAATGTTTCGCATTTAAAAACCTTAATGTTAATTCTAGAATTACGgcagtaaataaaatgaaactgtGTAGTAATTGTTTTAGTCCTGATCATACCCAAAATAATTGTCCTAAATCTAATATTTGTCGTCAATGTGGAGAAAAACATAATTCATTATTGCATTTAAACATCCAGTCTCCGGTTGCGCCCGTGCATAGTAGGCCTTTCGTTTCGGACAACTCCCCTCCGCCAGTAACGAACGGGATCGAGAATTCGACTCATGAAAATGCCGTAGCTTTGAGCGCCACAATAGGGGAAGTCAACCACGTGGATTCGAATGTTAAGGCAACGTTGTCGCTTTTAGCAACAGCTAAAATACGGGTTTTCGATTCACGCGGAAATATTCTTATAATCAGAGCGTTGTTGGATCCAGGGTCGCAAAGTAACTTTATATCGGAGAGTTTGGTTAGTAAATTAGGTTTAAAGCGGCAAAATGTTGATTATGAGATTAGGGGTTTGGCTCAGGCATTGTCAGCTACATCGAGTTCTAGAGTAAACGTAACTATTATGTTGAATATTTGTgatgaatttaaagaaataattccttgtttagtaatttcaaaaattacgcAAGATTTGCCTTATAtgtcttttaatatttctcagTGGAAAATTCCAGGGAATATAAGCTTGGCTGATGATACATTTAATGTACGGGGTAATATTAATATGTTGTTAGgtaatgatatattttatagaattcTACTTATGAATCAAATTTGTAGCCCGGGCATGCCTGTTCTTCAGAATAGTAGGTTGGGATGGATTGTTGCAGGTAACTTTAATTCAAAATGTATCCCTGTTTCTGAGAATAGAGTTTTGGCATGTCATTCTTGTGAGCAGAGTATTGATCAAAGCTTAACTAAATTTTGGGAACTGGAGGAATGCGAGTCAAATAGTAAAGTTTTGTCGAAATCTGAACAAGATTGTGAAGAACATTTTGTGAGCAGCTTCGCGCGCAATTTCGAAGGTCGTTTCGTAGTTAAATACCCCTTTAAAGAGAATTTACATCAGCTAGGTTTTTCAAAACAGATGGCGTAtaaaagattaatttatttagaaaaaagattCCTTAAAGATGAAGTTTTAAAAGAGGATTATATAGCGTTTCTTAATGAATATAGAGATCTGGGACACATGACTAAAGTTAAAAACTTTTCGATCGACTCGAGTGATTCGAATAAATATTGCTATTTACCACATCATGCTGTGGTTAAAGAGGGTAACTTAACGACCAAGGTCAGGGTTGTTTTTGATGCTTCGGCTCAAACTGATACGGGACTCTCTTTAAATGGTGTACAACATGTTGGTCCCacaattgaaaatgatttattgGCTATTCTTTTAAACTTCCGAATTTATCCTTTCGTGATTAATGCAGATATCACAAAAATGTACCGACAGGTATTAATTGACCCTAGTCAACGTGGATATCAAAGAAtattatggaaaaatattggcgatTTATCcgcagaaattgaatgttttgaGCTTAATACCGTCACTTACGGTTGTGCCTCCTCGCCATTCTTACCGGTCCGTTGCTTATATCAGTTGGGTTTGGAGTATAAAGATAAATATCCCAAAGCAAGTCAAGCGATTATGAATTGCTTCtatttagatgatttattaGCTGGGGAGTTTTCGCAAGCTGCTCTATTGCAACTTCAGCATGaaatttcttttattctcaATACCGCGGGTTTTAAGCTTCGGAAGTGGCTTTCAAATAAGTCTGAGCTGGTATCACAATTTGAAATTGATAAAAGTGAGTTTTCCAGCATTTTACAATTAGGTGAAGgccaacaaaataaaacattggGTTTATTCTGGGATGCCGCGCAGGACTCTATTCATTATTCCATAATAAATGGTGATGTACCTAAAAGGATAACAAAAAGATTAATTCTGTCTATCACTAGTCAGATATTTGATCCACTTGGATTACTAGGTCCAATTATTGTAGTTgcaaaattaatattgcaaACTCTTTGGCAGAATCGCCTATCATGGGACGAGTCAGTTCCTCAAGGTCTAGCAGAAAGGTGGCTAGAGTTTTATAAAGATTTGCAATTTCTTAGTCAGGTAAATGTCCCTCGCTATGTTTTGGGTGATAATTGGAAGATTTTGCAAGTTCACGGTTTTGCAGATGCATCGGAAAAGGCTTACGGTGGTTGCGTATATTTGGTTTCATTTTCATCTACGGGCGAATATATTTCTTCGCATTTAATATTGGCTAAGTCTCTTGTGGCtccattaaagaaaattacccTTCCGAGGTTGGAGCTTTGTGCCGCGGTTGTCACGGTTAAGTTGGTTGAGAAGGTCAGAAATTCAAAATGTGTGTCAATTGACCAATGTGTTTATTGGACTGATTCGTCAATCACATTGTGCTGGATTCAAGCTTGCCCCAGTAGGTGGAAAACGTTTGTAGCAAACCGGGTAACTGAAGTTCAGAATTTATCTATCCCTGAAAATTGGCACCATATTAGATCAGAGATGAATCCAGCAGATTGCCTTTCTAGAGGAACTTCCGCTGCTTATTTGCTTTCCTTAGAGTTGTGGTGGAAAGGGCCTATTGACATATTTTCTAGTCCACCTCCCGATATGCAAAATCTAACAGAAACTAAATTTGATATACCAGAACAAAGGGTTTTGAGTCATTATGGAGGTGTAGAAGAGAcatttgaatttgattttttaagatattcatCTTTATTAAAGTTACAGCGAATTATTTCGTATTGTTTTCAGTTTTATCATCGTCTTAAGTCAAAGGTTAAGATAAATGGTCCCATTAGTAGTGACGAGTTGAATTGTGCTCTTATTTGCTTGTTAAGGATCTGTCAATTACAATCGTTTTCTAAAGAATATGCTGCTTTGAAAAGAAAGGGTCTGGTGTCAAATTCAAGTCGTATCTTATGTTTGAATCCTTTCTTGGACAATGAAGGCTTGATAAGAGTTGGAGGACTCATTCAAAGGGCAAACATCTCTACGGAGCAGAAACATCCTATTATTTTGCATCCTAAGCATATGTTGACTTCTTTAATATTAAGGCAGGAACATGTAAAATTACTTCATTGCGGGCCTCAACAGCTCTTATATTCAATTCGACAACGTTTTTGGCCAATTTCTGGTCGAAGAATTTGCAGATCTATAGTAAGGAGTTGTGTTGTATGTTTCAGGGCAAAACCAGTTTCGCAAAACTATTTGATGGGCAGCTTACCTGAAAGTTGA